One genomic region from Spirulina subsalsa PCC 9445 encodes:
- a CDS encoding ABC transporter permease, producing the protein MLDPQPPLEKPSQPWLGLSILLGPPGLWLLLLLVLPTLIIVELSLVPNIHPGEVVNPSGLDNYFRVFDGINLKVLGRSLLFASGSTLLCLLLGFPVAYWIAQMSPPRWRNLLLLGFILPLWTSSLLRTYAWITILRPTGLLNTILTSVGLPALELLNRTPAVFIGMAYSYLPYMVLILYASLEKLDRELLEASADLGANPLETFWKVTIPQTFPGIAAASLLVFISGLGDFVDPELLGGASSMTISRLIYNQFLGASRNWGFGSALSTVLIVAVSVAIALLIKYGDRESI; encoded by the coding sequence ATGCTTGATCCCCAACCCCCCTTAGAAAAACCCTCCCAACCTTGGTTAGGCCTTTCGATCCTCCTCGGGCCGCCCGGATTGTGGCTGTTATTACTCCTTGTCTTACCCACCCTCATTATTGTGGAATTGAGTCTAGTTCCCAATATCCACCCCGGAGAAGTGGTCAATCCCAGTGGACTGGATAACTATTTCCGGGTGTTTGATGGGATTAATCTCAAGGTTTTAGGACGTTCTCTCCTCTTCGCCTCCGGCTCCACCCTCCTCTGTCTCCTCCTTGGGTTTCCCGTGGCCTACTGGATTGCTCAAATGTCGCCCCCACGTTGGCGGAATCTGCTGTTGTTGGGGTTTATCCTCCCCCTGTGGACTTCTTCCCTCCTGCGAACCTACGCTTGGATCACCATTCTCCGCCCCACAGGACTCCTCAACACCATCCTAACCAGTGTGGGACTCCCGGCCTTAGAATTGCTCAATCGTACCCCGGCTGTGTTTATTGGCATGGCCTACAGTTATTTACCCTATATGGTTTTAATCCTCTATGCGTCTTTAGAGAAATTAGATCGGGAACTTCTCGAAGCGTCGGCTGATTTAGGCGCAAATCCCCTCGAAACCTTTTGGAAAGTGACTATCCCCCAAACCTTCCCCGGTATTGCGGCCGCTTCCCTATTGGTGTTTATTTCGGGATTGGGGGATTTTGTCGATCCTGAACTGTTGGGGGGTGCGTCCAGTATGACCATTTCTAGGCTGATTTATAACCAATTTTTAGGGGCTTCTCGCAATTGGGGGTTTGGTTCGGCTTTGAGTACCGTGTTAATTGTAGCCGTGAGTGTGGCGATCGCACTTTTAATTAAATATGGCGATCGCGAATCCATCTAA
- a CDS encoding ABC transporter ATP-binding protein, translated as MAAAVVIEHLRKKYGTTEAVKDISFRVEKGEIFGLLGPNGAGKSTTIRCLCTLAKPDEGKIEVCGVSVRDRPKEARKYFGYVAQEVALDKMLTGRELLKLQGALYHLPNALAKQRIEQLLNLLGLQDYAEQKTGTYSGGLRRRLDLASGLLHQPQLLVLDEPTVGLDIESRFVMWDFLRQLREAGTTVLITSHYLEEIDALADRLAIIDRGLVLAEGSPSQLKDQVGGDRVTLRIREFTPPQEAQQAKQQLQTLPFVEEVIINEAQGNSLNLVVQRDCNPLTQIEQNLQSIGLPTFSLAQSRPSLDDVYLAATGRTLMDAELAAAGTRDLKKEQKQAMKS; from the coding sequence ATGGCTGCTGCCGTTGTTATAGAACATTTAAGGAAAAAATACGGAACTACAGAGGCCGTGAAAGATATCTCTTTTCGGGTGGAAAAGGGGGAAATTTTTGGGCTGTTGGGGCCGAATGGGGCGGGCAAAAGCACCACCATTCGCTGTTTATGCACCCTTGCCAAGCCCGACGAGGGGAAGATTGAAGTTTGTGGGGTTTCCGTGCGCGATCGCCCCAAGGAAGCCCGGAAATACTTTGGCTATGTCGCCCAAGAGGTCGCCTTAGACAAAATGTTAACTGGGCGAGAATTGTTAAAGTTGCAAGGCGCGCTGTACCATTTACCCAATGCTTTAGCCAAACAACGGATTGAACAATTACTCAATTTGTTGGGCTTACAAGACTATGCCGAGCAAAAAACCGGAACCTATTCTGGGGGATTGCGCAGACGGTTGGATCTCGCTTCGGGATTATTACATCAACCGCAACTTTTAGTCTTAGATGAACCCACCGTCGGGTTAGATATTGAAAGTCGTTTTGTGATGTGGGACTTTCTGCGTCAGTTACGGGAAGCGGGGACGACGGTTTTAATTACCAGTCATTATCTCGAAGAAATAGACGCTTTAGCCGATCGTTTAGCCATTATTGATCGGGGTTTAGTCTTAGCAGAGGGCAGTCCGTCTCAGTTAAAAGATCAAGTGGGAGGCGATCGCGTTACCCTACGCATTCGGGAGTTTACCCCACCCCAAGAAGCCCAACAAGCGAAACAACAATTACAGACCTTACCCTTTGTCGAAGAGGTGATTATTAATGAAGCCCAAGGCAACTCCTTAAATTTAGTCGTCCAACGGGATTGTAACCCCTTAACCCAAATTGAGCAGAACCTACAATCCATTGGCTTACCCACCTTTAGTTTAGCCCAATCTCGCCCCAGTTTAGATGATGTTTATTTAGCCGCTACAGGACGCACCTTAATGGATGCGGAGTTAGCGGCCGCGGGGACAAGAGACTTGAAAAAAGAGCAAAAACAAGCGATGAAAAGCTAA
- a CDS encoding sulfite exporter TauE/SafE family protein — translation MIIFGLVFASSLAWFISSLIGGGSPLVLIPVLSLLVDATAIPPIITVGMLFGNAQRTVIYWQEVDWSITRWYVPGGIVGSIIGAFLFSRTQIAWLSVLLALFLLTSVVAMVLERQVQHFEVKAWYFLPVALVYALLSGLIGSTGPVLHPFYLSAGLMKEQMLATKSLNILLVHLVKILAYGGFGVLTTEHLGYGIILGVAALPGNWLGQRVLKRISDQQFRRFAIAFVACSGMFMLWQQRTLLGGW, via the coding sequence GTGATCATTTTCGGGTTAGTGTTTGCCAGTAGTCTGGCGTGGTTTATTAGTAGCTTGATTGGTGGGGGGAGTCCGTTAGTTTTAATTCCCGTGTTGAGTTTGTTGGTGGATGCGACGGCTATTCCGCCGATTATTACGGTGGGAATGTTGTTTGGGAATGCTCAACGGACGGTGATTTATTGGCAAGAGGTGGATTGGTCTATTACCCGTTGGTATGTGCCGGGGGGCATTGTTGGTAGTATTATCGGGGCGTTTTTGTTTAGCCGCACTCAGATTGCTTGGTTGTCGGTGTTGCTGGCACTGTTTTTATTAACGTCGGTGGTGGCGATGGTTTTGGAGCGACAAGTTCAGCATTTTGAGGTCAAGGCGTGGTATTTTCTCCCGGTGGCTTTGGTTTATGCGTTGCTGTCGGGTTTAATTGGTAGTACCGGGCCGGTGCTACACCCGTTTTATCTTAGTGCGGGGTTAATGAAGGAGCAAATGCTGGCGACCAAATCTTTGAATATTTTACTGGTTCATCTGGTGAAAATTCTCGCCTATGGGGGGTTCGGGGTGTTGACGACGGAACATTTGGGCTATGGGATTATTTTGGGGGTGGCGGCGCTGCCGGGGAATTGGTTGGGGCAACGGGTGTTAAAGCGGATTAGTGACCAACAATTCCGCCGTTTTGCTATTGCGTTTGTCGCCTGTAGTGGGATGTTTATGTTGTGGCAACAACGGACGCTGTTGGGGGGTTGGTGA
- the gcvT gene encoding glycine cleavage system aminomethyltransferase GcvT gives MASVQTSSNLAKTPLYALMAAQNARFTEFAGWEMPVQFSGLKQEHEAVRTQVGMFDISHMGKFLIQGHDLLQHLQGLVPSDLGRLQPGQAQYTVLLNRRGGIIDDVIVYYQGTSETGEEHGVIIVNAATRARDKAWLLAHFEDAPVAMWDVSKEKILVALQGPQALAVLQPLVEADLSSIPAFGHCTTPLLGQEAFIARTGYTGEDGFEVMVDVAVGQELWQALTEAGVTPCGLGARDTLRLEAGMALYGQDLDETTTPLEGGLGWLVHLESKGDFLGRSVLETQKSNGIPRRLVGLEMTGRYIARHGYPVIYEGESVGEVTSGTLSPTLGKAIALAYVPKALSKPGQALEVEIRGKTYPAQVVKKPFYRSPNRPSK, from the coding sequence GTGGCTAGCGTCCAAACCTCATCGAATCTAGCAAAAACGCCCCTCTATGCACTCATGGCGGCACAAAATGCCCGTTTTACGGAGTTTGCCGGATGGGAAATGCCTGTGCAGTTTAGCGGACTGAAACAAGAACATGAAGCCGTCCGAACTCAGGTGGGAATGTTTGATATTTCCCACATGGGTAAATTTCTGATTCAAGGCCATGACTTGTTACAGCATTTACAGGGTTTAGTCCCCTCGGATTTAGGGCGTTTACAGCCCGGACAAGCGCAATATACGGTTTTGTTGAATCGTAGAGGGGGAATTATTGATGATGTGATTGTCTACTATCAAGGCACCAGCGAGACGGGGGAAGAACATGGCGTAATTATCGTTAATGCCGCCACTCGCGCCCGGGATAAAGCTTGGTTATTAGCCCACTTTGAGGATGCCCCCGTTGCTATGTGGGATGTGTCTAAGGAAAAAATCCTCGTCGCGCTTCAAGGCCCCCAAGCGCTGGCGGTGTTACAGCCCCTTGTAGAAGCCGATTTAAGCAGCATACCCGCCTTTGGTCACTGTACCACCCCCCTCCTTGGTCAAGAGGCCTTTATTGCCCGCACTGGGTACACGGGAGAAGATGGTTTTGAGGTGATGGTTGATGTGGCTGTGGGTCAAGAACTTTGGCAAGCCCTGACTGAGGCCGGGGTGACTCCTTGTGGTTTGGGGGCGCGGGATACCCTCCGTTTAGAGGCCGGGATGGCTCTTTATGGACAGGATTTAGATGAAACGACCACGCCTTTAGAGGGGGGTTTAGGGTGGTTAGTTCACTTAGAGAGTAAAGGGGACTTTTTAGGGCGATCGGTGTTGGAAACCCAAAAAAGTAACGGCATCCCTCGGCGTTTAGTGGGTCTGGAAATGACCGGGCGTTATATTGCTCGCCATGGGTATCCGGTCATCTATGAGGGGGAATCGGTGGGAGAAGTGACCAGTGGGACACTCTCTCCGACTTTGGGAAAGGCGATCGCCCTAGCTTATGTCCCTAAAGCTCTAAGCAAGCCGGGACAAGCCCTAGAAGTGGAAATTCGGGGCAAAACTTACCCCGCCCAAGTGGTGAAAAAGCCCTTTTATCGTTCCCCTAATCGTCCCTCCAAGTAA
- the acsF gene encoding magnesium-protoporphyrin IX monomethyl ester (oxidative) cyclase, translating into MVSTVQKPEFDEIRPGVKVPAKETILTPRFYTTDFDEMAKMDISVNEDELRAILEEFRADYNQKHFVRDEDFNQSWEHIDGETRRLFIEFLERSCTAEFSGFLLYKELARKLKTSSPLVAECFQLMSRDEARHAGFLNKAMSDFNLTLDLGFLTKSRQYTFFKPKFIFYATYLSEKIGYWRYITIYRHLEQHPENRIYPIFKFFENWCQDENRHGDFFDAIMKAQPQFLNDWKAKLWCRFFLLSVFATMYLNDVQRSGFYASLGLDAREYDKYVIDKTNDTAGRVFPIVLDVHNPKFYESLETCVSNNEQLRQIEESNAPAPIKFLKKLPHYLSNGVQFVKLYFMKPIDVTSLEGTVL; encoded by the coding sequence ATGGTAAGTACCGTTCAGAAACCTGAATTTGACGAAATCCGTCCCGGTGTTAAGGTTCCCGCCAAGGAAACAATCCTCACCCCTCGTTTTTACACCACAGACTTTGACGAGATGGCCAAAATGGACATCTCCGTTAACGAGGACGAACTGCGGGCTATACTAGAAGAATTCCGCGCCGACTATAATCAAAAGCACTTTGTCCGAGATGAGGACTTTAATCAATCTTGGGAGCATATCGACGGTGAAACCCGTCGCTTGTTTATTGAATTCTTAGAGCGTTCTTGCACGGCTGAATTTTCCGGCTTCCTGCTCTACAAGGAACTGGCTCGTAAACTGAAAACCTCTAGCCCCTTGGTTGCCGAGTGTTTCCAACTCATGTCTCGGGATGAAGCCCGTCACGCTGGGTTCTTGAACAAGGCCATGTCGGATTTCAACCTCACCTTAGATTTAGGGTTTTTAACCAAGAGTCGTCAATATACCTTCTTTAAGCCCAAGTTTATTTTCTACGCCACCTATTTATCGGAAAAAATCGGTTACTGGCGTTATATCACCATTTACCGTCATCTAGAGCAACATCCTGAAAATCGGATTTATCCTATTTTCAAATTCTTTGAAAATTGGTGTCAAGATGAAAACCGTCATGGGGACTTCTTTGATGCCATCATGAAAGCACAGCCTCAATTCTTAAACGACTGGAAAGCGAAACTCTGGTGTCGTTTCTTCTTGTTGTCTGTGTTCGCTACCATGTACTTAAATGATGTCCAACGTTCGGGTTTCTATGCTTCTTTGGGCTTAGATGCGCGGGAATATGATAAATATGTCATTGACAAAACCAATGACACCGCCGGACGGGTTTTCCCCATCGTGTTAGATGTACATAATCCCAAATTCTATGAGTCTTTAGAGACTTGTGTGAGTAATAATGAGCAGTTGCGTCAGATTGAGGAGTCTAACGCTCCCGCTCCGATTAAGTTCCTGAAAAAACTGCCTCATTACTTAAGCAATGGGGTTCAGTTTGTGAAGTTGTATTTCATGAAACCCATTGATGTGACTTCTCTAGAAGGAACTGTTCTCTAA
- a CDS encoding alr0857 family protein, which produces MLKLTYTENGFYLEQLTVSLENWVTARMLLALRSATSIMIEPSTASFLLPANLPQWSELERLAISTEGYANTITLARCDNECREVCLQGTWVVSEPESEEGIFIAHLSDGLEHFLYQLWREAERLTLPTGD; this is translated from the coding sequence ATGTTAAAGCTAACTTATACGGAAAACGGATTTTATTTAGAACAGTTGACTGTTTCCTTAGAAAACTGGGTGACAGCACGGATGCTCTTAGCCTTGCGTTCCGCGACTTCGATTATGATTGAACCCTCCACCGCCTCCTTTTTGTTACCCGCCAATTTGCCCCAGTGGAGTGAATTGGAACGTTTAGCGATTTCAACAGAAGGCTACGCCAACACCATCACTCTAGCGCGCTGTGACAATGAGTGCCGAGAAGTCTGTTTACAAGGAACTTGGGTCGTTTCAGAGCCAGAGAGTGAAGAGGGGATCTTTATTGCCCATTTAAGTGATGGTCTAGAGCATTTTCTCTATCAACTGTGGCGAGAAGCAGAACGGCTCACCCTACCTACGGGAGATTAA
- a CDS encoding polyamine ABC transporter substrate-binding protein, whose amino-acid sequence MSLNRRRFFQSSTLLLAGTTLSSCGWTLASVKPTATRQGSADELYIYTWAGYTDDDLLQRFQEETGIRAVADVFDSNEAMLARLQASGGGDYSIIYPSDYMVQKMVELDLLRELDHDQIVGLDRLFPRFQNPVYDPHNRYSIPLSWGTTGLIYNRTQLLEPPQDWDYLWEHQGDLRKRITLLNDVREVIGATLRSLGYSYNSTDPEALEAAYQKLRDLKPAIASFTSDAWRNQILTGDLLVAMCYAPDANEVMQENEDLQYVLPLSGSSLWGDTLVIPRTAPNVAGAYAWINFMLQPDIAAEICDRLSFATPNEQAFKQLPRRIRENVCLFPPEPAIGNCEGLIPIDETISALYDRYWTQLTSG is encoded by the coding sequence ATGTCTCTCAATCGTCGCCGTTTTTTCCAATCTTCTACGCTCCTGCTGGCTGGAACGACGCTCTCCAGTTGTGGGTGGACTTTGGCTAGTGTAAAGCCTACGGCAACGCGCCAAGGTTCGGCAGATGAACTCTATATTTACACTTGGGCGGGCTATACGGATGATGACCTGTTGCAACGGTTTCAGGAAGAAACAGGCATCCGGGCGGTGGCCGATGTGTTTGATTCTAATGAGGCGATGTTAGCTCGCTTACAGGCTAGTGGCGGGGGGGATTATAGCATCATTTACCCTTCGGATTATATGGTGCAGAAGATGGTGGAGTTAGACTTGCTGCGGGAATTGGATCACGATCAAATTGTGGGTTTGGATCGGCTGTTTCCCCGTTTCCAGAATCCGGTTTATGATCCCCACAATCGTTATAGTATTCCCTTAAGTTGGGGGACAACGGGGTTGATTTATAATCGGACTCAACTGTTGGAACCGCCTCAAGATTGGGATTATCTCTGGGAACATCAGGGGGATTTGCGTAAGCGGATTACGCTGTTAAATGATGTGCGGGAGGTGATTGGGGCTACGTTGCGATCGCTGGGTTATTCTTACAATTCTACTGACCCTGAAGCCCTAGAGGCGGCGTATCAGAAGCTAAGGGATTTAAAACCTGCGATCGCTTCCTTTACTTCTGATGCTTGGCGCAATCAAATCCTAACGGGGGATCTCCTTGTGGCCATGTGTTATGCTCCCGATGCCAATGAGGTGATGCAGGAAAACGAGGATTTGCAGTATGTTCTCCCCCTCAGTGGTTCATCCCTTTGGGGAGATACCTTGGTGATTCCCCGCACGGCGCCTAATGTGGCGGGGGCCTATGCTTGGATCAATTTCATGTTACAGCCGGATATTGCGGCCGAAATTTGCGATCGCCTCAGTTTTGCCACCCCTAACGAACAAGCCTTTAAGCAACTCCCCCGTCGTATCCGCGAAAATGTCTGTTTATTCCCCCCAGAACCCGCCATCGGCAACTGTGAGGGCTTAATCCCCATTGATGAAACCATCAGCGCCCTCTATGACCGTTACTGGACTCAACTCACCAGTGGTTAA
- a CDS encoding YkvA family protein, whose translation MKKLVESFYVWYRKTLRNTKYRWVLIGGTILYLISPIDISPDFIPIIGWIDDGIIATVLVTELTQLVLENRKRRKEGNMAQEEERAKSDSEVVVDVVAEPSTSAKV comes from the coding sequence ATGAAAAAGTTGGTTGAATCCTTTTACGTTTGGTATCGCAAAACCCTACGGAACACCAAATATCGCTGGGTTCTCATTGGTGGTACTATTCTATATCTCATCAGTCCTATTGATATTTCCCCCGACTTTATCCCCATCATTGGCTGGATTGATGACGGGATTATTGCCACAGTTTTGGTCACGGAACTGACTCAATTAGTGCTGGAGAACCGGAAACGCCGCAAAGAGGGCAATATGGCACAAGAGGAGGAAAGGGCGAAATCGGATTCAGAAGTCGTGGTGGATGTTGTGGCAGAACCTTCAACCTCTGCCAAAGTTTAA
- a CDS encoding HNH endonuclease has protein sequence MSVTELLTESVVVFSQNYLPLSRINLRRAILLLVTQKAEPLDFYSQEGWEIRSPNVVLWIPVHIRLTVTHTERVWKTPPVTRREVLRRDRQTCQYCGSHKKLTLDHVIPRSKGGKHSWDNVVIACERCNGFKGDRTPQQAGMELRTQPKPPANPTLLFANQFWRNHESVRGDL, from the coding sequence GTGAGTGTGACTGAACTTTTAACAGAATCTGTGGTTGTTTTTTCCCAAAACTACCTTCCCCTGAGTCGGATTAATCTCCGACGGGCAATCTTGCTCTTAGTGACCCAAAAAGCCGAACCTCTGGACTTTTACAGCCAAGAAGGTTGGGAAATTCGTTCCCCGAATGTGGTGTTATGGATTCCCGTTCATATTCGTCTAACGGTGACGCATACCGAACGAGTCTGGAAAACCCCCCCGGTGACTCGTCGAGAAGTATTGCGCCGAGATCGTCAGACTTGCCAATACTGTGGGAGTCACAAGAAACTGACGTTAGATCACGTTATTCCTCGGTCAAAGGGCGGAAAACACAGTTGGGACAACGTAGTAATTGCTTGTGAGCGGTGTAATGGTTTTAAAGGCGATCGCACCCCCCAGCAAGCGGGAATGGAGTTACGCACCCAGCCTAAACCCCCCGCTAATCCTACCCTACTCTTTGCGAACCAATTCTGGAGAAATCACGAATCAGTTAGGGGTGATTTATAA
- a CDS encoding TM2 domain-containing protein, translating into MNSNTTRTERLLISYALWASIFVGIGGIHRLYNGKIGSGLLWFCTFGLFGVGQFVDLFLIPNMAEEYDLKLRMKYGVLPNGVPMPTATIAPTMVDTSGSDNLRVRLLKAAQKRQGRISVTQAVLETGADFAEVEEALMKMVKKGYANIDNDPIKGTIIYEFPEL; encoded by the coding sequence ATGAATAGTAACACTACCCGAACTGAGCGGTTGCTAATCTCTTACGCTCTGTGGGCGAGTATTTTTGTGGGGATTGGTGGTATTCACCGTTTATACAACGGGAAAATCGGCTCGGGGCTTTTGTGGTTTTGTACATTCGGTTTGTTTGGGGTGGGGCAGTTTGTGGATTTGTTCTTAATTCCGAATATGGCGGAGGAGTACGATCTCAAGTTGCGGATGAAGTATGGGGTGCTGCCCAATGGGGTGCCGATGCCGACGGCGACGATTGCACCGACGATGGTCGATACTTCTGGGTCGGATAATTTAAGGGTTCGTTTGCTGAAAGCGGCTCAAAAGCGTCAGGGGAGAATCTCTGTTACCCAGGCGGTGTTAGAGACGGGGGCAGATTTTGCGGAGGTAGAGGAAGCGTTAATGAAGATGGTTAAGAAGGGATATGCGAATATTGATAATGATCCGATTAAAGGAACGATTATCTACGAGTTTCCGGAGTTGTAG
- the phaC gene encoding class III poly(R)-hydroxyalkanoic acid synthase subunit PhaC, with the protein MLPFLTQMGLEDTTHEYTELTQKLVKGIENLSRLREEDIEIGASPKDVVYQEDKITLYRFKPVVKKPLAVPVLIVYALVNRPFMVDLQENRSLVANLLKLGLDVYLIDWGYPTRADRWLTLDDYINGYINNCVDFIRETNKLDKVNLLGVCQGGTFSLCYSSLYPEKVKNLIVMVAPVDFNMPNSLLNMRGGCTLGAEALDVDLMVDSLGNIPGDYLNLEFLMLKPRQLGIQKYLDFPEIMDSEDKILNFLRMEKWIFDSPDQAGETYRQFMKDFYQGNKLIKGEVMIGDKQVNLSNLTMPILNLYAEKDHLVPPESSLALEQYVKTKDYTAQSFPVGHIGMYVSGKVQRDLPPTIVDWLKTRL; encoded by the coding sequence ATGTTACCGTTTTTAACCCAAATGGGTTTAGAAGATACTACCCACGAATACACCGAACTAACGCAAAAGTTAGTTAAAGGAATTGAAAACTTAAGTCGTTTACGGGAAGAAGATATTGAGATTGGCGCAAGTCCCAAGGATGTGGTTTATCAGGAAGATAAAATCACATTGTATCGCTTTAAACCTGTTGTTAAAAAGCCCTTGGCTGTTCCGGTTTTGATTGTCTACGCCCTTGTGAATCGCCCCTTTATGGTGGATTTACAGGAAAATCGTTCCCTTGTGGCGAATTTGTTAAAATTGGGCTTAGATGTTTATTTAATTGATTGGGGCTACCCCACACGGGCTGACCGTTGGTTAACCTTAGATGATTATATCAACGGTTATATCAATAATTGCGTTGATTTTATCCGGGAAACCAACAAGTTAGATAAAGTAAATCTTTTGGGGGTTTGTCAGGGAGGAACGTTTAGCTTGTGTTATAGTTCTCTCTATCCTGAGAAGGTCAAAAACCTGATTGTCATGGTTGCCCCAGTAGATTTTAATATGCCCAATAGTTTGTTAAATATGCGGGGAGGTTGTACATTAGGGGCGGAAGCGTTAGATGTAGATTTGATGGTGGATTCTTTGGGTAATATTCCCGGAGATTATCTGAATTTAGAGTTTCTAATGTTGAAACCGCGACAGTTAGGGATTCAGAAGTATTTAGATTTCCCGGAAATTATGGACAGTGAGGATAAAATCTTGAATTTCCTGCGCATGGAAAAATGGATTTTTGACAGTCCAGACCAAGCAGGAGAAACTTATCGCCAATTCATGAAAGACTTTTATCAAGGGAATAAGTTGATTAAAGGGGAGGTAATGATTGGGGATAAACAGGTGAATTTAAGTAACCTGACTATGCCGATTTTAAATCTCTATGCGGAGAAAGATCATTTAGTGCCGCCGGAGTCTTCTTTAGCGTTAGAACAGTATGTGAAAACCAAAGACTACACCGCGCAATCGTTCCCAGTGGGACATATTGGGATGTATGTGAGTGGGAAGGTTCAGCGAGATTTACCGCCGACGATTGTTGATTGGTTAAAAACCCGACTGTGA
- a CDS encoding potassium channel family protein, whose protein sequence is MSNTPQTPSPPLPLTQEELIQAIAQSLGEKLNLAIATDESLEVIADDTYPRYPRVIFVRKLMTGVVIVFLIYALINIFHGVFNDHPAFLWGVICSVATVATGLILILLLITEIFRGAGKDHELEIKQGSYTVKEYQFIPSLNRFSMVLFLLGICFLSILLGFASLYTDLWRHHPAHFTGLQDGFLAIYFSIVTFSTVGYGDIHPTSLLARTVAICEIFLAMFFSLVVLSTTLSWVLANKRQQQEISIRQRIRERKQQRAQKPKITSSES, encoded by the coding sequence ATGAGTAATACACCTCAAACACCTTCCCCTCCTCTGCCTTTGACTCAGGAGGAGTTAATTCAAGCGATCGCCCAAAGTTTAGGCGAGAAGTTAAATTTAGCTATTGCAACGGACGAATCCCTAGAGGTGATTGCTGATGATACTTATCCCCGTTATCCCCGGGTGATCTTCGTGCGTAAGCTGATGACAGGAGTCGTGATTGTTTTCCTAATCTATGCTCTCATTAACATCTTTCACGGCGTTTTTAATGATCATCCCGCTTTTCTCTGGGGGGTGATCTGTTCAGTCGCAACAGTGGCCACAGGGTTAATCTTAATCTTGTTGTTGATCACAGAAATCTTTCGCGGTGCCGGGAAAGATCATGAACTCGAAATTAAACAAGGCTCTTATACCGTCAAAGAATATCAGTTTATCCCCTCCCTCAACCGTTTTAGTATGGTCTTGTTTTTACTGGGGATTTGCTTCCTTAGCATCTTATTAGGGTTTGCGAGTCTCTACACCGATTTATGGCGGCATCATCCAGCCCATTTCACGGGCTTACAGGATGGCTTTTTGGCGATTTATTTCTCCATTGTCACCTTCTCCACCGTGGGCTATGGAGACATCCATCCCACCTCCCTCTTAGCCCGCACGGTGGCGATTTGCGAGATTTTTCTAGCGATGTTTTTTAGTTTGGTGGTTCTGTCCACAACTTTATCATGGGTGTTAGCCAATAAACGACAACAACAAGAGATCTCGATTAGGCAACGGATTCGAGAACGGAAACAGCAACGGGCGCAAAAACCAAAAATAACATCGAGCGAGAGTTAG